The following are encoded in a window of Ictalurus punctatus breed USDA103 chromosome 13, Coco_2.0, whole genome shotgun sequence genomic DNA:
- the LOC108274005 gene encoding double C2-like domain-containing protein alpha, which translates to MTVQKGKRMTISIQEHMAINVCPGPIRPIRQISAYFPRLSPTSSVSDSLSPNQTGCPSTTLLAGGGASGGGGLLSPLSPGTAASGGTLSMMNSMETSVEIDSCDSDDNTSLGTLEFDLLYESSTSSLHCTLLRAKGLKPMDFNGLADPYVKLHLLPGACKANKLKTKIVKNTLNPVWNETLTYCGITEEDMYRKTLRVSVCDEDKLTHNEFIGESRVALRRVKPDQPKHFNVCLEHPPPLASPTAMTTALRGISCYLREWESEQQRSLEERGRLLLCLQFLPPAHTPEGGDVPPEAKERTKGGLCVGVKRCAHLAAMDVNGLSDPYVKTYLKPDVKKKSKHKTAVIKKTLNPEFNEEFFYEITFNELASKTLEVSVWDYDLGKSNDFIGGVSLGCQSQGDALQHWIDCLKNKGQKVERWHTLTNELPGSTF; encoded by the exons ATGACTGTGCAGAAGGGAAAGCGGATGACCATCTCCATTCAGGAGCACATGGCAATTAATGTCTGCCCTGGCCCCATTAGGCCAATCAGGCAAATATCTGCCTACTTTCCCCGCCTCTCCCCTACATCCTCTGTCAGTGATTCGCTGTCACCAAACCAGACAGGGTGTCCGTCTACGACCCTATTGGCTGGAGGAGGAGCATCAGGGGGAGGGGGACTCCTGTCTCCGCTGTCTCCAGGGACAGCAGCAAGTGGAGGGACGCTGTCTATGATGAACAGCATGGAAACATCTGTGGAGATTGACAGCTGTGACAGTGATGATAACA CTTCTTTAGGCACTCTGGAGTTTGACCTGCTCTATGAGTCATCCACAAGTTCCCTGCATTGCACCCTCCTCCGTGCCAAG GGTCTGAAGCCCATGGATTTCAATGGTTTAGCTGACCCTTATGTGAAACTCCACTTGCTCCCTGGTGCCTGCAAG GCAAACAAGCTGAAGACTAAGATTGTGAAGAACACCCTGAACCCTGTGTGGAATGAGACACTTACCTACTGCGGTATAACGGAGGAGGACATGTACAGAAAAACACTCAG agtgtctgtgtgtgatgaGGACAAGCTGACGCATAACGAGTTCATCGGCGAGTCTCGTGTGGCCCTGCGGCGAGTGAAGCCTGATCAACCCAAGCACTTCAATGTCTGCCTGGAACACCCacctcct CTGGCGTCTCCTACTGCCATGACCACAGCACTGCGAGGGATCTCCTGTTATCTACGGGAG TGGGAGAGCGAGCAGCAGCGCAGTTTGGAAGAGCGTGGCCGCTTGCTGCTGTGTTTGCAGTTCCTGCCTCCAGCTCACACTCCTGAAGGTGGCGATGTTCCTCCAGAAGCTAAAGAAAGAACGAAGGGCGGTTTGTGCGTCGGCGTCAAACGCTGCGCCCATCTTGCAGCCATGGACGTTAACGGACTGTCCGACCCCTACGTCAAAAC GTACCTCAAGCCAGACGTGAAGAAGAAATCCAAGCACAAGACAgctgtgattaaaaaaacactaaaccCTGAGTTTAACGAG GAGTTTTTCTACGAGATTACGTTTAACGAGTTGGCGTCTAAAACGCTGGAGGTGAGCGTGTGGGATTACGACCTGGGGAAGTCCAACGATTTCATCG GGGGCGTGTCTCTGGGCTGTCAATCACAGGGCGACGCCCTGCAGCACTGGATCGACTGCTTGAAAAACAAAGGTCAGAAGGTCGAGCGCTGGCACACGCTGACCAACGAACTTCCTGGATCCACTTTCTAG